In Oryza brachyantha chromosome 2, ObraRS2, whole genome shotgun sequence, a single window of DNA contains:
- the LOC102702077 gene encoding uncharacterized protein LOC102702077: MGNCQAAEAATVVIQHPGGRVERLCFSTSAAEVMRANPGHYVALVTLRVAEERHDAEGGARRTVRLTRVKLLKPKETLLLGHAYRLITTHEVTKAVQARKEEKLRKAQQQLLESRQKLQSKARTAPATEAEAEDNENNNFDDEAALDASLDQLARQDRDGSNRSSSARHRQWRPSLHSIDESGGS; this comes from the exons ATGGGGAACTGccaggcggcggaggcggcgacggtggtgaTCCAGCACCCGGGCGGGCGGGTGGAGCGGCTCTGCTTCTCGACCAGCGCCGCGGAGGTGATGCGCGCCAACCCGGGCCACTACGTCGCGCTCGTCACGCTGCGGGTCGCGGAGGAGCGCCACGACGCCGAGGGCGGGGCGCGCCGCACCGTGCGGCTCACGCGCGTCAAGCTGCTCAAGCCCAAGGAgaccctcctcctcggccacgcCTACCGCCTCATCACTACCCACG AGGTGACCAAGGCGGTGCaggcgaggaaggaggagaagctGAGGAAGGCGCAGCAGCAACTGCTGGAGTCGAGGCAGAAGCTGCAGAGCAAGGCACGCACAGCGCCAgcgacggaggcggaggcggaggacaACGAGAACAACAActtcgacgacgaggcggcgttGGACGCGAGTCTTGATCAG TTGGCGCGTCAGGACAGAGACGGCAGCAACCGGAGCTCCAGCGCGCGGCACCGGCAGTGGCGGCCTTCGCTGCACAGCATCGACGAGTCGGGCGGGAGCTGA
- the LOC102718803 gene encoding nucleobase-ascorbate transporter 6-like: MAGGGGGGGAAPAPKHDELTPHPVKDQLPGVSYCITSPPPWPEAILLGFQHYLVMLGTTVIIPTALVPQMGGNNEDKAVVIQTLLFVAGINTLLQSFFGTRLPAVIGGSYTFVVPTISIILAGRYANEPNPHTKFLRIMRGTQGALIVASALQIIFGFSGLWRNVARYLSPLSAAPLVMLVGFGLYELGFPSVAKCVEIGLPELILLVIFAMYLPHAIHMMKSIFDRFAVLFTIPIVWLYAYLLTVGGAYRNAPPKTQFHCRTDRSGIIGGAPWIRVPYPFQWGAPTFDAGEAFAMMAASFVALVESTGAFIAVSRYASATPLPPSVLSRGIGWQGIGILLDGLFGTGNGSSVSVENAGLLALTRVGSRRVVQISAGFMIFFSILGKFGAVFASIPPPIFAALYCIFFAYVGSAGLGFLQFCNLNSFRTKFILGFSVFMGLSVPQYFNEYTSVAGYGPVHTHARWFNDIVNVIFSSKAFVAGFVAYLLDNTIHRHDGSVRKDRGYHWWDKFRSYRTDTRSEEFYSLPFNLNKFFPSV; encoded by the exons ATGGCTggaggcgggggagggggcggggccgcgccggcgccgaagcACGACGAGCTGACGCCGCACCCCGTCAAGGACCAGCTCCCCGGCGTCTCCTACTGCATCACCAGCCCTCCTCCGTGGC CTGAGGCCATTCTTCTTGGGTTCCAACATTATCTGGTGATGCTGGGAACTACAGTTATCATACCAACTGCACTAGTTCCGCAGATGGGAGGAAACAAT GAGGACAAGGCTGTTGTTATCCAAACGTTGCTGTTTGTGGCTGGGATTAACACCCTCTTGCAGAGTTTCTTTGGAACCAGATTACCCGCGGTGATTGGAGGATCATACACTTTTGTTGTACCAACCATCTCGATCATCCTTGCTGGTCGTTATGCCAATGAACCAAATCCACACACA AAATTCCTCCGAATCATGCGCGGAACACAAGGAGCTTTGATTGTGGCTTCTGCTCTACAGATCATATTTGGTTTCAGTGGCCTTTGGCGTAATGTTGCAAG GTATCTGAGTCCATTGTCAGCTGCTCCACTGGTGATGCTAGTTGGCTTTGGACTTTATGAGCTTGGCTTTCCCTCG GTTGCTAAGTGTGTTGAGATTGGACTTCCAGAGCTTATCCTCCTAGTGATCTTTGCAATG TACCTGCCACATGCCATACACATGATGAAGTCCATCTTCGACCGTTTTGCTGTTCTGTTCACTATTCCCATAGTGTGGCTCTATGCATATCTGCTCACAGTTGGAGGCGCATACAGGAATGCACCACCAAAGACCCAATTTCATTGTCGAACTGACCGCTCTGGAATAATTGGCGGTGCTCCCTg GATAAGAGTTCCCTATCCCTTTCAATGGGGTGCTCCAACTTTTGATGCTGGTGAAGCTTTTGCAATGATGGCTGCTTCTTTTGTTGCTCTGGTGGAG TCTACTGGTGCCTTCATTGCTGTTTCAAGGTATGCTAGTGCCACCCCTCTCCCACCCTCTGTACTTAGCCGTGGAATTGGTTGGCAG GGCATTGGCATTCTGTTGGATGGGCTGTTTGGGACTGGGAATGGTTCCTCCGTATCAGT TGAAAATGCCGGATTGTTAGCCTTGACACGAGTTGGTAGCCGAAGGGTGGTGCAGATATCAGCTGGTTTCATGATATTCTTCTCTATTCTGg GAAAATTTGGAGCTGTCTTTGCATCAATACCTCCACCGATCTTTGCAGCCCTCTATTGTATCTTCTTTGCATATGTTG GTTCTGCTGGGCTTGGTTTCCTTCAGTTCTGCAACCTCAATAGTTTCAGGACCAAGTTCATTCTTGGGTTCTCAGTTTTTATGGGCCTTTCTGTTCCTCAGTACTTCAACGAGTACACATCTGTCGCTGGGTATGGTCCTGTTCACACACATGCAAGATGG TTCAATGACATCGTGAATGTAATATTCTCGTCAAAGGCATTTGTTGCTGGCTTTGTTGCATATTTGCTGGACAACACGATTCACAGGCATGATGGATCTGTCAGAAAAGATCGAGGATACCATTGGTGGGATAAATTCCGATCATACAGGACTGACACAAGAAGCGAGGAGTTCTATTCCCTGCCGTTCAACCTGAACAAGTTCTTCCCATCAGTATGA
- the LOC102702357 gene encoding protein LSM12 homolog has protein sequence MESGGEEFAIGVLISAKTTLGDEFEGQIVSFDRPTNLLVIQEGVGKAERGERRNVRVIKANYIREFSVVGRADDPLDPAGCVLDLSAIHAREEAALRQAEIEAERIGVGVTPEAQSIFDALSKTLPVQWDKTDIVVMKEVRVCNPYLPENVSGGTSAANERVKKVLDFERKRLLVRVPGQF, from the exons atggaaagcggcggcgaggagttCGCGATTGGCGTGCTGATCTCCGCGAAAACCACTCTCGGCGACGAGTTTGAAGGCCAGATCGTCTCCTTCGACCGCCCGACCAACCTTCTCGTGATTC AGGAGGGCGTGGGGAAGGCGGAGAGAGGGGAGCGGAGGAACGTTCGGGTGATTAAGGCGAACTACATCCGGGAGTTCTCCGTGGTAGGCAGGGCCGACGACCCACTCGACCCGGCTGGCTGCGTGCTCGACCTGTCCGCCATCCACGCCCGGGAGGAGGCCGCTCTCAG ACAGGCTGAGATTGAAGCTGAGAGAATTGGTGTTGGTGTCACCCCAGAAGCTCAAAGCATATTTGATGCTTTGTCCAAGAC GCTTCCAGTTCAATGGGACAAGACTGACATTGTTGTAATGAAGGAGGTTCGTGTATGCAATCCATACCTGCCTGAAAATGTCAGTGGAGGAACATCTGCTGCAAATGAACGGGTTAAGAAAGTG CTTGACTTTGAAAGGAAAAGACTACTTGTGCGTGTACCTGGCCAATTCTAA